One window from the genome of Musa acuminata AAA Group cultivar baxijiao chromosome BXJ1-4, Cavendish_Baxijiao_AAA, whole genome shotgun sequence encodes:
- the LOC103982036 gene encoding calcium-dependent protein kinase 3 isoform X2, whose product MTILGSEFKSVGRIEERELFACKSISKRKLRTAVDVEDVRREVAIMRHVPKSPSIVSLREACEDDRAVHLVMELCEGGELFDRIVAKGHYSERAAAAIMRTIVEVVQLCHRHGVIHRDLKPENFLFVDKKDNSPLKAIDFGLSIFFEPGEKFSEIVGSPYYMAPEVLKRSYGPEIDIWSAGVILYILLCGVPPFWAETEQGVAQAILRGVIDFECQPWPSVSESAKNLVQQMLEPDPKLRLTAKQVLEHPWIQNTKKAPNVPLGNVVKSRLKQFSRMNGFKRRALMVIADHLSIEEAEDIKEMFRMMDTDNDGIISHDELKAGLPKFDSHLVESEMQMLIEAIDTKGKGTLDYGDFVAVSLHFQRMTNDEHLRRAFSYFDKDGNGFIESEELREALEEDGAPDSTGLANDILYEVDTDKDGRISYDEFVAIMKTGADWRKASWHHSRGSFNSSLKCQTNDGWILKFEQ is encoded by the exons ATGACGATTCTAGGAAGCGAGTTCAAGTCTGTCGGCAGGATCGAAGAGAG GGAGCTCTTCGCGTGCAAGTCGATCTCCAAGCGGAAGCTGCGGACGGCGGTGGACGTGGAGGACGTGCGGCGGGAGGTGGCCATAATGCGGCACGTGCCGAAGAGCCCCAGCATCGTGAGCCTCAGGGAGGCATGCGAGGACGACCGCGCCGTGCATTTGGTGATGGAGCTCTGTGAGGGCGGGGAGCTCTTCGATCGCATTGTGGCCAAGGGGCACTACTCGGAGCGTGCCGCTGCTGCCATCATGAGGACGATCGTTGAGGTTGTGCAGCTGTGCCACCGACACGGGGTCATCCATCGCGACCTCAAGCCGGAGAACTTTTTGTTCGTGGACAAGAAGGATAACTCACCGTTGAAGGCGATTGACTTCGGGTTGTCTATATTCTTCGAGCCTG GTGAAAAGTTTTCTGAGATAGTTGGAAGCCCATATTACATGGCTCCTGAAGTTCTAAAGCGGAGTTATGGACCAGAAATTGATATATGGAGTGCTGGAGTTATTCTCTACATCCTCCTATGTGGAGTTCCTCCATTTTGGGCTG AAACCGAACAAGGTGTTGCACAAGCCATTCTTCGGGGAGTGATAGATTTTGAATGTCAACCATGGCCTAGTGTTTCAGAAAGTGCTAAGAATTTGGTTCAACAGATGTTGGAACCTGACCCCAAGTTACGATTAACTGCAAAGCAAGTTCTTG AACATCCTTGGATTCAAAACACTAAGAAAGCTCCAAATGTACCTCTTGGTAATGTTGTCAAGTCAAGGCTCAAACAGTTTTCAAGGATGAATGGATTTAAAAGAAGAGCTTTGATG GTTATTGCTGATCACTTGTCCATCGAAGAAGCTGAGGATATTAAAGAGATGTTTAGGATGATGGACACTGATAATGATGGCATCATTTCCCATGATGAGCTTAAAGCTGGGCTTCCTAAGTTTGATTCGCACCTTGTGGAGTCTGAAATGCAGATGCTTATTGAAGCT ATCGATACCAAGGGAAAAGGAACCCTAGATTATGGAGATTTTGTAGCTGTTTCTCTTCATTTTCAAAGAATGACAAACGATGAGCATCTCAGAAGGGCCTTCTCCTATTTTGACAAAGATGGGAACGGATTTATTGAATCAGAGGAACTTCGTGAGGCACTAGAGGAAGATGGAGCCCCTGATAGCACGGGATTGGCCAATGATATCTTATACGAGGTTGATACTGACAAG GATGGCCGGATCAGCTACGATGAATTTGTGGCGATAATGAAAACTGGAGCAGATTGGAGGAAGGCTTCATGGCACCATTCAAGAGGAAGTTTCAATAGTAGTCTAAAGTGTCAGACTAATGATGGATGGATCCTTAAATTTGAgcaatga
- the LOC103982036 gene encoding calcium-dependent protein kinase 3 isoform X1: MTILGSEFKSVGRIEERYVLARELGRGDFGVTYLCIDRNTRELFACKSISKRKLRTAVDVEDVRREVAIMRHVPKSPSIVSLREACEDDRAVHLVMELCEGGELFDRIVAKGHYSERAAAAIMRTIVEVVQLCHRHGVIHRDLKPENFLFVDKKDNSPLKAIDFGLSIFFEPGEKFSEIVGSPYYMAPEVLKRSYGPEIDIWSAGVILYILLCGVPPFWAETEQGVAQAILRGVIDFECQPWPSVSESAKNLVQQMLEPDPKLRLTAKQVLEHPWIQNTKKAPNVPLGNVVKSRLKQFSRMNGFKRRALMVIADHLSIEEAEDIKEMFRMMDTDNDGIISHDELKAGLPKFDSHLVESEMQMLIEAIDTKGKGTLDYGDFVAVSLHFQRMTNDEHLRRAFSYFDKDGNGFIESEELREALEEDGAPDSTGLANDILYEVDTDKDGRISYDEFVAIMKTGADWRKASWHHSRGSFNSSLKCQTNDGWILKFEQ, translated from the exons ATGACGATTCTAGGAAGCGAGTTCAAGTCTGTCGGCAGGATCGAAGAGAGGTATGTGCTCGCCCGCGAGCTCGGCCGTGGGGATTTCGGCGTCACCTACCTTTGTATCGATCGGAACACCAGGGAGCTCTTCGCGTGCAAGTCGATCTCCAAGCGGAAGCTGCGGACGGCGGTGGACGTGGAGGACGTGCGGCGGGAGGTGGCCATAATGCGGCACGTGCCGAAGAGCCCCAGCATCGTGAGCCTCAGGGAGGCATGCGAGGACGACCGCGCCGTGCATTTGGTGATGGAGCTCTGTGAGGGCGGGGAGCTCTTCGATCGCATTGTGGCCAAGGGGCACTACTCGGAGCGTGCCGCTGCTGCCATCATGAGGACGATCGTTGAGGTTGTGCAGCTGTGCCACCGACACGGGGTCATCCATCGCGACCTCAAGCCGGAGAACTTTTTGTTCGTGGACAAGAAGGATAACTCACCGTTGAAGGCGATTGACTTCGGGTTGTCTATATTCTTCGAGCCTG GTGAAAAGTTTTCTGAGATAGTTGGAAGCCCATATTACATGGCTCCTGAAGTTCTAAAGCGGAGTTATGGACCAGAAATTGATATATGGAGTGCTGGAGTTATTCTCTACATCCTCCTATGTGGAGTTCCTCCATTTTGGGCTG AAACCGAACAAGGTGTTGCACAAGCCATTCTTCGGGGAGTGATAGATTTTGAATGTCAACCATGGCCTAGTGTTTCAGAAAGTGCTAAGAATTTGGTTCAACAGATGTTGGAACCTGACCCCAAGTTACGATTAACTGCAAAGCAAGTTCTTG AACATCCTTGGATTCAAAACACTAAGAAAGCTCCAAATGTACCTCTTGGTAATGTTGTCAAGTCAAGGCTCAAACAGTTTTCAAGGATGAATGGATTTAAAAGAAGAGCTTTGATG GTTATTGCTGATCACTTGTCCATCGAAGAAGCTGAGGATATTAAAGAGATGTTTAGGATGATGGACACTGATAATGATGGCATCATTTCCCATGATGAGCTTAAAGCTGGGCTTCCTAAGTTTGATTCGCACCTTGTGGAGTCTGAAATGCAGATGCTTATTGAAGCT ATCGATACCAAGGGAAAAGGAACCCTAGATTATGGAGATTTTGTAGCTGTTTCTCTTCATTTTCAAAGAATGACAAACGATGAGCATCTCAGAAGGGCCTTCTCCTATTTTGACAAAGATGGGAACGGATTTATTGAATCAGAGGAACTTCGTGAGGCACTAGAGGAAGATGGAGCCCCTGATAGCACGGGATTGGCCAATGATATCTTATACGAGGTTGATACTGACAAG GATGGCCGGATCAGCTACGATGAATTTGTGGCGATAATGAAAACTGGAGCAGATTGGAGGAAGGCTTCATGGCACCATTCAAGAGGAAGTTTCAATAGTAGTCTAAAGTGTCAGACTAATGATGGATGGATCCTTAAATTTGAgcaatga
- the LOC103982039 gene encoding uncharacterized protein LOC103982039 — protein MEAPRVEDVIAFLTARGFSAAASALRDDLLSRCAPDGATDLDLDVGSGLPPLRLSPQSRGSGGAGEGAPPSATSSSSDAFVSLASSPSELLNPYGVWSPARARSDDESTDQHSEFGTAREYNNYWYDDQYGGCHNDPFLVMSDPGRSHSQDKFILSTEGKEQFKKRATFGFASSDHDDEGCEGCVEIYSCPFPICDCCRGSKMHDNGEVADMIRSSSSAIYGRYQILDDHTEMLDECGGDEFQSIRVNERPETVLEHDFFHNGNPVEDKECSESGLPDKELQMFDNNAADDSNRLKYDPTHNKDLRGDSCNRNLIFVNKMDDEELQKESYSMPPSEEEASKQDVNYPYGFGDYGTIGRDLEDSRAVGLEGEDGMDDELQLYNSCEDEMEVFDLRIVHRKNRTGFEENKDLSIVLNSVIAGRYYIMEYLGSAAFSDVVQARDLHTGIDVCLKIIKNDKDFFDQSLDEIKLLKFVNKHDPSDERHLLRLYDYFYHQEHLFIVTELLRANLYEFQKYNHESGGQVYYTLPRIQAIARQCLEALEYLHNLRIIHCDLKPENILIKSYSRCEIKVIDLGSSCFETDNLCLYVQSRSYRAPEVILGLPYDQKIDIWSLGCILAELQTGDVLFPNDSVTMILARIIGILGPIDEEMLALGRETSKYFTENCDLYHRNKETDQEEYLIPERSSLSHQLQDCDAKFIDFLSYLLQINPRGRPTAREALEHEWISFSYK, from the exons ATGGAGGCGCCGCGGGTGGAGGACGTGATCGCCTTCCTGACGGCACGCGGCTTCTCCGCAGCCGCCTCCGCCCTCCGCGACGACCTCCTCTCCCGCTGCGCCCCCGACGGCGCCACCGACCTTGACCTCGACGTCGGATCCGGGCTGCCGCCTCTGAGGCTGTCGCCGCAGTCCCGTGGCAGCGGCGGCGCCGGAGAGGGCGCACCTCCCAGCGCCACCTCGAGCTCCTCCGACGCGTTCGTCAGCCTTGCTTCGTCCCCTTCCG AGCTTTTGAATCCCTATGGAGTCTGGTCACCCGCTCGGGCTAGATCGGATGACGAGTCAACTGATCAGCATTCAGAATTTGGGACCGCCCGAGAATACAACAACTACTGGTACGACGACCAGTATGGAGGGTGTCACAATGATCCCTTCCTCGTGATGAGTGACCCTGGCCGATCGCATAGCCAGGACAAGTTCATCCTGTCTACAGAGGGTAAGGAGCAGTTCAAGAAGCGAGCTACTTTTGGTTTTGCATCGAGTGATCATGATGATGAAGGTTGCGAGGGCTGTGTTGAGATTTACAGTTGTCCATTCCCTATTTGTGATTGCTGCCGTGGATCAAAGATGCATGACAATGGAGAGGTTGCCGACATGATCAGGAGCTCGAGCTCCGCTATTTATGGCCGCTATCAGATATTGGATGATCATACGGAGATGTTAGATGAATGTGGGGGGGATGAGTTCCAGTCAATAAGGGTAAATGAGCGGCCTGAAACTGTTCTGGAGCATGATTTCTTTCACAATGGAAATCCAGTAGAAGACAAGGAATGCTCAGAATCAGGTCTGCCGGACAAGGAATTGCAGATGTTTGACAATAATGCAGCTGATGATAGCAACCGCTTGA AATATGATCCCACACACAATAAAGATCTCAGAGGAGATTCATGTAACAGAAATCTAATCTTCGTAAACAAGATGGATGATGAAGAGTTACAAAAGGAATCTTATAGTATGCCACCATCTGAAGAGGAGGCTTCCAAACAAGATGTTAATTATCCTTATGGATTTGGGGATTATGGGACAATTGGTAGAGACTTGGAGGACTCTAGAGCTGTTGGCCTTGAAGGAGAAGATGGTATGGATGATGAGCTTCAACTTTATAATTCTTGTGAGGATGAGATGGAAGTATTTGACTTGAGAATAGTTCATCGGAAAAACAG GACTGGTTTTGAAGAAAATAAAGATTTGTCAATAGTTTTGAATTCAGTTATAGCAGGCAGATATTATATCATGGAATATCTTGGTTCAGCTGCATTTAGCGATGTTGTCCAGGCACGTGATCTTCATACAGGCATAGATGTGTGCCTTAAAATAATAAAGAACGATAAGGATTTTTTTGACCAGAGTTTGGATGAAATTAAACTCCTCAAATTTGTTAATAAGCATGATCCTTCTGATGAACGCCATCTATTACGCCTTTATGACTACTTCTATCATCAG GAACATCTTTTCATTGTCACGGAGTTGCTACGAGCTAACCTGTATGAATTTCAGAAGTACAATCATGAATCTGGTGGTCAAGTGTATTATACATTGCCTAGAATACAG GCTATAGCTCGACAATGTCTAGAGGCCTTGGAGTACCTGCACAATTTGAGGATAATTCATTGTGATCTGAAGCCTGAGAATATTCTTATCAAGAGTTATAGCAGATGTGAAATCAAGGTTATTGACCTCGGAAGCAGTTGCTTCGAGACAGACAACTTATGCTTATATGTACAGTCTCGTTCTTATAGGGCCCCTGAAGTTATCCTAGGTCTCCCATATGATCAGAAGATTGATATCTGGTCTCTAGGCTGCATCCTTGCTGAGCTTCAAACTGGTGAT GTGCTATTTCCAAATGACTCGGTCACCATGATACTTGCTCGCATTATTGGGATACTTGGTCCGATTGACGAGGAGATGCTTGCACTGGGTCGCGAAACTAGTAAATACTTCACTGAAAATTGTGACCTTTATCACAGAAACAAG GAAACTGACCAAGAAGAGTATCTAATACCAGAGAGGTCCTCATTGTCACATCAACTGCAAGATTGTGATGCCAAGTTTATTGATTTCCTTTCTTACTTACTCCAAATAAACCCTAGGGGGAGACCAACAGCAAGAGAAGCACTAGAGCACGAATGGATTTCCTTCTCATACAAGTGA
- the LOC135672503 gene encoding probable serine/threonine-protein kinase PBL26: MSCFPCFSKKNVAEEDLSPVARVVKDNELKPDFQAQKPSKKETQDVGNGNIAARTFTFRELASATNNFLPECLLGEGGFGRVYKGSLENTGQIVAVKQLDRNGFQGNKEFVVEVLMLSLLHHQNLVKLIGYCADGDQRLLVYEYMTMGSLEDHLVDVSANQKPLSWYTRMKIAYGAAQGLEYLHEKANPPVIFRDLKSSNILLDVDFNAKLSDFGLAKLGPIGDKVHVSSRVMGTYGYCAPEYARTGHLSLKSDVYSFGVVMLELITGRRAIDTSKPTNEQNLVAWALPMFRDQKRFHELVDPLLQGDYPAKGLSQAVAVAAMCLQEEASVRPLMADVVMTLSFLTEEVVPAPSFGFPPPEDSTK; the protein is encoded by the exons ATGAGCTGCTTTCCTTGTTTCTCGAAGAAGAACGTCGCTGAGGAGGATCTTTCTCCGGTCGCACGTGTCGTCAAGGATAATGAGCTGAAGCCTG ATTTTCAGGCACAAAAACCCTCCAAAAAAGAAACTCAAGATGTTGGAAATGGAAATATTGCAGCACGGACATTCACATTCCGTGAGCTTGCTTCGGCGACCAATAATTTTCTACCTGAATGCCTCTTGGGCGAAGGAGGATTCGGTAGAGTTTACAAGGGTTCCCTTGAGAACACCGGACAG ATTGTAGCTGTTAAACAGCTAGACAGGAATGGCTTCCAAGGCAACAAAGAATTTGTTGTTGAAGTGTTGATGCTCAGTCTTCTGCATCATCAAAATCTGGTCAAGCTTATTGGATACTGCGCCGATGGTGATCAAAGGCTTTTGGTCTATGAATATATGACCATGGGCTCCTTGGAAGACCACCTTGTAG ATGTGTCAGCTAATCAGAAACCTCTAAGCTGGTACACTAGGATGAAGATAGCATATGGTGCCGCTCAAGGTCTGGAGTACTTGCATGAGAAGGCCAACCCACCTGTGATCTTCCGCGATCTTAAATCATCCAACATTCTACTTGATGTAGATTTCAACGCAAAACTCTCGGATTTCGGGCTTGCCAAGCTCGGTCCCATAGGGGATAAAGTCCATGTTTCTTCCAGGGTGATGGGCACATATGGCTACTGTGCACCTGagtatgcaagaacaggccacctTTCTTTGAAGTCGGATGTCTACAGTTTCGGAGTGGTCATGCTCGAGTTGATCACGGGGAGGAGGGCGATTGACACAAGCAAGCCAACGAACGAACAGAACCTCGTTGCTTGG GCATTGCCCATGTTTAGAGACCAGAAGAGGTTCCATGAGCTGGTTGATCCACTTCTACAAGGTGACTATCCGGCGAAGGGCTTGAGCCAAGCAGTTGCAGTCGCTGCGATGTGTCTCCAAGAAGAGGCTTCAGTTCGCCCGTTGATGGCTGATGTAGTTATGACACTAAGCTTTCTTACGGAGGAAGTAGTCCCTGCGCCATCATTCGGCTTCCCACCACCAGAAGATAGTACAAAGTAA
- the LOC103982040 gene encoding uncharacterized protein LOC103982040, whose product MVYGQDPSEALLQAVRDALSPLESAVLRAARDLESQWLNSRGECKNAEPPTSCHGLAKPKLRQAVAVSVVASEDRKKGPIKSFLGALFPNCSRGDGVRGRTGNSSNKGRGEDDKDKSRVNCSPFAATWSLVVNSFLQACPRPLKSVRKCFGNQCREDDSLSEPRRGKTARRGSYKVAYWDKTDKSASVDGETLSLELIFCFALDSLVQNLQMLNLSHQRSSAKKYDQPGASDSSWPPQFDHLKTIEGLINGKKADFDGVLSNLGFARVGGAPASFVGATSSVNTEGASHANCDDKEEPMSRSPQKVASGLLNIPLSNVERLKSTLSTVSLAELVEFMPHLGRSSSDYPDKKKLFSVQDFFRYTEAEGRRFFEELDRDGDGQVNLQDFEIAMRKRKLPRRYAKDLLRRTRSNLFSNSIGWKQFLSLMEQKEPKILRAYTTLCLSKSGTLQKNQILTSLRSAGLPASEDNAIAMMRYLNVDSEGSISYSHFRNFMLLLPSERLEDDPRNIWFEAATVVSVPPPVEISTGSVLKSALAGGLASALSTSVLYPVDTMKTRVQASTLSFPELVAKLPEIGFRGLYRGSIPAILGQFSSHGLRTGIFEASKLVLINVAPTLQELQVQSMASFCSTILGTAVRIPCEVLKQRLQAGIFDNVGEAIVGTLHQDGLRGFFRGTGATLCREVPFYVAGMCLYAEAKKAAQNILNRDLKPWETVAVGALSGGLAAVVTTPFDVMKTRMMTAPQGLPVSMSMVAFSILQQEGPLGLFKGAVPRFFWIAPLGAMNFAGYELAKKAMVKTEPISG is encoded by the exons ATGGTCTACGGCCAGGATCCGTCGGAAGCACTACTCCAGGCCGTCCGGGACGCACTCTCCCCGCTGGAGTCGGCGGTCCTGCGCGCCGCCAGGGATCTGGAGTCCCAGTGGCTGAATTCGAGGGGCGAGTGCAAGAATGCGGAGCCCCCGACGAGCTGCCATGGATTGGCGAAACCGAAGTTGAGACAAGCTGTGGCTGTGTCCGTCGTGGCTTCTGAGGATAGGAAAAAGGGCCCCATTAAGTCCTTTCTTGGTGCTTTGTTTCCGAATTGTTCCCGCGGGGATGGCGTCCGTGGTCGGACAGGGAATTCATCCaataaaggaagaggagaagacgaTAAAGATAAATCTCGCGTGAATTGCTCGCCCTTTGCGGCTACTTGGTCACTTGTTGTTAACAGCTTTCTTCAGGCGTGTCCGCGACCACTTAAATCAGTTAGGAAGTGTTTCGGGAATCAATGTCGAGAGGATGACTCCCTCTCTGAGCCTCGTCGTGGTAAAACTGCAAGGAGAGGATCATACAAGGTCGCATATTGGGATAAAACCGATAAATCAGCTTCAGTTGACGGAGAAACGTTGTCACTTGAGTTAATTTTTTGCTTTGCATTGGACAGTTTAGTTCAGAATCTTCAGATGTTAAATTTGAGTCACCAGAGGAGCAGCGCTAAGAAATATGATCAGCCAGGGGCTTCTGATTCTTCCTGGCCTCCACAGTTTGATCACTTGAAGACAATCGAGGGGTTAATTAATGGAAAGAAAGCAGATTTTGATGGAGTTCTTTCAAATTTGGGTTTTGCAAGGGTTGGAGGGGCTCCAGCTAGCTTTGTGGGAGCCACTTCATCTGTGAATACTGAGGGTGCGAGTCATGCCAATTGTGATGATAAAGAAGAGCCTATGAGTAGATCACCGCAGAAGGTTGCCAGTGGGTTGCTGAACATTCCATTGTCAAATGTCGAACGCTTAAAATCAACACTCTCCACTGTTTCTTTGGCTGAGTTGGTCGAGTTCATGCCTCATTTAGGGAGGTCCTCGTCTGACTATCCTGACAAGAAGAAGTTGTTCTCAGTTCAAGACTTTTTCCGTTACACCGAGGCAGAAG GAAGGCGGTTTTTTGAGGAGTTGGATAGAGATGGTGATGGCCAAGTTAACCTCCAAGACTTTGAAATTGCAATGAGAAAGAGAAAATTGCCAAGGAGGTATGCCAAAGATCTTTTGCGGCGTACTAGAAGCAACTTGTTTTCAAATTCAATTGGATGGAAACAATTCTTGTCCTTGATGGAGCAGAAGGAGCCAAAAATTCTTCGAGCTTACACAACCCTTTGTCTTAGCAAGTCTGGAACCCTTCAAAAAAATCAGATTTTGACATCATTGAGGAGTGCAGGACTTCCTGCCAGTGAAGATAATGCCATTGCTATGATGCGTTATCTCAATGTAGACAGTGAGGGATCAATTTCGTACAGTCATTTCCGCAACTTCATGCTTTTGCTTCCATCGGAGAGACTTGAAGATGATCCTCG GAACATCTGGTTTGAGGCAGCTACGGTGGTATCTGTTCCCCCACCAGTGGAGATATCCACTGGGAGTGTTTTAAAGTCGGCTTTGGCGGGAGGTCTTGCAAGTGCACTTTCTACTTCTGTGTTGTATCCTGTCGATACAATGAAG ACACGTGTACAAGCATCAACCCTTTCATTTCCAGAGCTTGTTGCGAAGCTACCAGAAATTGGGTTTCGTGGATTATACAGGGGTTCTATTCCAGCAATCCTTGGGCAGTTTTCAAG CCATGGATTGAGAACTGGTATTTTTGAGGCAAGCAAGCTTGTGCTGATTAATGTTGCACCAACACTCCAAGAGCTTCAG GTGCAATCTATGGCATCCTTTTGTAGCACGATCTTGGGAACAGCAGTTCGAATCCCTTGTGAGGTTTTGAAGCAGCGACTACAGGCAGGCATCTTTGACAATGTAGGAGAGGCAATTGTAGGTACTCTACATCAAGATGGCTTGAGAGGTTTCTTTCGCGGGACCGGTGCCACACTTTGCCGTGAAGTCCCTTTTTATGTTGCTGGAATGTGTCTATATGCAGAAGCCAAAAAG GCTGCACAGAACATTCTCAATCGAGATCTGAAACCTTGGGAGACTGTTGCGGTGGGGGCTCTGTCAGGTGGGCTTGCTGCTGTTGTCACTACTCCGTTTGATGTGATGAAGACGAGAATGATGACAGCACCCCAGGGCTTGCCGGTATCGATGTCAATGGTGGCTTTCTCGATTCTTCAACAAGAGGGCCCTTTGGGGCTTTTCAAGGGAGCTGTTCCCAGGTTCTTCTGGATAGCACCTCTGGGTGCCATGAATTTTGCTGGATACGAGCTAGCGAAGAAGGCAATGGTCAAGACAGAACCCATCTCCGGGTAA